A DNA window from Terriglobia bacterium contains the following coding sequences:
- a CDS encoding porin, with the protein MKSSRLACLTLALCLAWVAPTELNAQADAAADAGKMAPTELIRRMQDLEKEVGTLRAQVAELKQQAGAATTPAATTTSSSSASTPAAPAAPPSVLTQVLGSTTLSGFVDTYYGYNFNQPASRTNSFRAFDGPSNQFALNLIELNIDKPPEATNSRLGFHLGLGFGQAMNVVNSTDPAGLGFAQYLKEAYISYLAPVGKGLQVDVGKFVTPHGFEVIETKDNWNYSRGLLFAYAIPYYHYGARAKYSFSDKYSITGFLVNGWNDIYDNNTGKTMGVSFGWNPTKKLSIAQNYMAGPEAAGTNAHWRQLSDTVVTYSPTARLSTTVNFDYGRGDRIAGVVQPVYWTGVAGYVRYAFGSSSAVVTRYEYFNDHYGFTTGTPQHMQEFTGTFERIMAHHLISRLEYRHDFSNRPVFTKGTDPVLGQDTLTAGVVYTFDTRETKW; encoded by the coding sequence GTGAAAAGTTCTCGATTAGCCTGCCTGACTTTGGCCTTGTGTCTTGCCTGGGTGGCTCCAACCGAGCTCAACGCGCAAGCGGATGCCGCCGCCGATGCGGGCAAAATGGCTCCCACGGAATTGATCCGCCGGATGCAGGATCTGGAGAAGGAAGTCGGGACTCTGCGCGCCCAGGTTGCGGAACTGAAACAGCAAGCTGGCGCGGCCACCACGCCAGCGGCAACGACAACGTCGTCGTCGTCGGCCTCCACTCCCGCAGCGCCTGCGGCGCCTCCCAGCGTGCTGACCCAAGTCTTAGGGAGCACCACGCTGAGCGGCTTTGTTGACACCTACTACGGTTACAACTTCAATCAGCCGGCGTCGCGAACCAACAGCTTCCGCGCCTTCGACGGTCCCTCCAACCAGTTCGCGCTCAACCTGATCGAACTCAATATCGACAAGCCACCCGAAGCGACCAACAGCCGGCTGGGGTTCCACCTCGGTCTGGGCTTCGGCCAGGCGATGAACGTCGTGAACTCCACTGACCCCGCCGGGCTGGGCTTCGCGCAGTATTTGAAGGAAGCCTACATTTCCTATCTCGCCCCGGTGGGCAAAGGCTTGCAGGTGGACGTAGGCAAGTTTGTTACCCCGCATGGGTTTGAGGTCATCGAGACCAAGGACAACTGGAACTACTCGCGCGGCCTGCTGTTCGCGTATGCCATCCCGTACTACCACTACGGCGCGCGCGCCAAGTACTCGTTCAGCGACAAGTACTCCATCACCGGCTTCTTGGTGAACGGCTGGAACGATATCTACGACAACAACACCGGCAAGACGATGGGCGTCTCCTTCGGCTGGAACCCGACCAAGAAGCTCAGCATTGCGCAAAACTACATGGCGGGACCGGAGGCCGCCGGCACCAACGCGCATTGGCGGCAGTTGAGCGATACCGTCGTGACCTACTCTCCGACCGCCCGCCTCTCGACCACCGTGAACTTCGACTACGGCCGCGGCGATCGCATCGCCGGCGTCGTCCAACCGGTGTACTGGACCGGAGTAGCGGGCTATGTGCGCTACGCCTTCGGTTCAAGCTCCGCGGTCGTGACCCGCTACGAGTACTTCAACGACCACTACGGATTTACCACCGGTACCCCGCAGCACATGCAGGAGTTCACCGGGACGTTCGAGCGGATCATGGCGCACCACCTGATTAGCCGCTTGGAATATCGCCACGATTTCTCCAACCGTCCGGTCTTCACCAAGGGCACCGACCCGGTGCTGGGCCAGGACACCTTGACCGCCGGCGTGGTCTACACATTCGACACGCGCGAGACCAAGTGGTGA
- a CDS encoding amylo-alpha-1,6-glucosidase, protein MMIAFNRDVCGHLDQALSREWLETNGLGGFASSSIAGANTRRYHGLLMAATNPPVGRVLLLSKLEETLLIAERRVDLATNEYAGAVHPRGLDFLVGFRLDPFPVFTFECEGVLLEKAVFMPHGQNTTVIAYRLLRAPAKANVELELRPLIAFRDYHSTTHENGALNPALQQEPGLVSVAPYPGLPRLYLAHNAAEVGMPGSWYRNFFYRLEQERGLDAVEDLFNPMMLRFVLSQASDAIVIASTERQDANHAAAYREAELRRRKAIQQAAAADDFARSLALAADQFLVSRGDGSTVIAGYPWFTDWGRDTMIALPGLTLLTGNAHLAKNVLRTFAVHVDRGMLPNRFPDHGEAAEFNTVDATLWYFEAIRAYGAATGDYSLIKNELYPVLTSVLDWHIKGTRYGIRMLDDGLLHAGEPGVQLTWMDAKIGDWVVTPRSGKPVEIQALWYNALNIMEEFAGRFGDAPNQRRCKTVSALLHSTFNRLFWNQSAGCLYDLVDGGAPDASIRPNQIFAVSLPHSMLAPDRARQVVEVVERELLTPVGLRTLNHNSGAYRPRYQGSPLERDAAYHQGTVWPWLLGPFVTAYVKVNGGDVDARRRAEQMMSGLREHLSQAGLGQISEIFDADAPHLPRGCFAQAWSVAEILRAWCEDVLQVRPASPDWRPRTARRQPPNLATGAGET, encoded by the coding sequence ATCATGATTGCCTTTAATCGCGATGTCTGCGGCCATCTCGATCAGGCGCTGAGCCGCGAGTGGCTGGAAACCAACGGCCTCGGCGGTTTCGCCTCGTCGAGTATCGCCGGCGCCAACACACGCCGGTACCACGGGCTGCTCATGGCGGCGACCAACCCTCCCGTGGGAAGAGTGTTGTTGCTGTCGAAGCTGGAGGAGACTCTCCTCATCGCCGAGCGCCGCGTCGATCTCGCAACCAACGAGTACGCCGGTGCTGTGCACCCGCGTGGATTGGACTTTCTCGTCGGTTTCCGCCTGGATCCATTCCCCGTTTTTACTTTCGAATGTGAAGGCGTGCTGTTGGAGAAGGCTGTCTTCATGCCGCACGGCCAGAACACGACCGTCATCGCATATCGCCTGCTTCGGGCGCCGGCGAAGGCAAATGTGGAACTCGAACTGCGCCCGCTCATCGCATTCCGCGACTACCACAGCACGACGCACGAGAATGGCGCGCTCAATCCTGCGCTGCAACAGGAACCCGGCCTCGTGAGTGTCGCGCCGTATCCGGGATTGCCGCGCCTCTACCTGGCGCATAACGCGGCGGAAGTGGGGATGCCCGGATCCTGGTATCGCAACTTTTTTTACCGCCTTGAGCAGGAGCGCGGGCTCGACGCGGTCGAAGATCTGTTTAACCCGATGATGCTCCGGTTCGTGTTGTCGCAGGCGTCGGATGCGATCGTGATTGCATCCACCGAGCGGCAGGACGCCAACCATGCCGCCGCCTATCGCGAGGCGGAATTGCGGCGCCGGAAAGCCATCCAGCAAGCCGCTGCGGCGGACGACTTCGCGCGCTCGCTGGCCTTGGCGGCCGACCAGTTCCTCGTCAGCCGCGGAGACGGATCGACCGTCATCGCCGGATATCCCTGGTTCACCGATTGGGGCCGCGACACCATGATCGCGTTGCCTGGTCTCACACTGTTGACTGGCAATGCTCACCTCGCTAAGAACGTTTTGCGGACGTTTGCCGTGCATGTGGATCGGGGCATGCTGCCCAACCGATTTCCCGATCACGGTGAGGCGGCCGAGTTCAACACCGTCGACGCAACCCTCTGGTATTTCGAGGCCATCCGCGCCTACGGGGCGGCGACCGGCGATTACTCGCTGATCAAAAACGAGCTTTATCCGGTGCTCACCTCCGTCCTCGACTGGCATATCAAAGGCACTCGCTATGGCATTCGCATGTTGGATGACGGTCTGCTGCATGCCGGCGAGCCAGGCGTGCAGCTAACCTGGATGGACGCAAAAATCGGCGATTGGGTGGTGACACCCCGCAGCGGCAAACCAGTGGAGATTCAGGCCCTGTGGTACAACGCGCTGAACATCATGGAAGAGTTTGCCGGCCGCTTTGGCGATGCCCCGAACCAGCGGCGCTGTAAGACGGTTTCTGCGTTGCTGCACTCGACCTTCAACCGCCTGTTCTGGAACCAGAGCGCGGGCTGTCTTTACGACCTTGTGGATGGCGGTGCACCGGATGCATCCATTCGCCCCAACCAGATCTTTGCCGTGAGTCTGCCCCATTCCATGCTCGCTCCGGATCGTGCGCGGCAAGTGGTCGAGGTCGTCGAGCGCGAGTTGCTCACCCCGGTCGGCCTGCGCACCCTGAACCACAACAGCGGTGCTTACCGTCCGCGCTATCAGGGGAGTCCGCTCGAACGCGATGCGGCCTATCACCAGGGCACGGTCTGGCCGTGGCTGCTCGGACCATTTGTCACCGCCTACGTCAAAGTCAACGGCGGCGACGTTGACGCCAGGCGCCGCGCGGAGCAGATGATGTCCGGTTTGCGTGAACATCTGAGCCAGGCTGGATTGGGGCAGATTTCGGAAATCTTCGACGCTGACGCTCCGCACCTGCCGCGCGGTTGCTTCGCGCAAGCTTGGAGTGTCGCTGAAATCCTGCGCGCCTGGTGTGAGGACGTGCTCCAGGTGCGGCCGGCGTCGCCTGACTGGCGGCCGCGGACGGCGCGCCGGCAGCCGCCCAACCTCGCGACCGGTGCTGGCGAAACATGA